The nucleotide sequence TGCCGCCACCGGAACAGCCGGAGGGTGTGATCACCAAGGACGGCAAGATCAACTGGAGTTGTCCCTGTCTGGGTGGAATGGCCACCGGTCCCTGTGGCGTCGACTTCCGCGAGGCCTTCTCCTGCTTCCAGAACAGCACTGCCGACCCCAAGGGATCCGACTGCTACGAGGCCTTCACCAAGATGCGCGACTGCTTCCAGAAGTATCCCACCGTGTACAACAAGTCAGGCGGCGATGACGACGACGATGATGCCATGGGCGATGCCTTGGACACGGATGCTGGGTCTATTGGCGGCCAGAACGCAGATC is from Drosophila suzukii chromosome 3, CBGP_Dsuzu_IsoJpt1.0, whole genome shotgun sequence and encodes:
- the LOC108019301 gene encoding mitochondrial intermembrane space import and assembly protein 40; translation: MSFSYCKEYGKDKVIFVTKEDHATASTIELPPPEQPEGVITKDGKINWSCPCLGGMATGPCGVDFREAFSCFQNSTADPKGSDCYEAFTKMRDCFQKYPTVYNKSGGDDDDDDAMGDALDTDAGSIGGQNADPLADVGNPGGGDEAVTPKSNSVVPKA